The Episyrphus balteatus chromosome 4, idEpiBalt1.1, whole genome shotgun sequence genome includes a window with the following:
- the LOC129918120 gene encoding uncharacterized protein LOC129918120, giving the protein MVNVIAVFQDFWNTSIFYMYRNFGDLTIEKYLWTEKDIVIFTDRMSNLQGIRFPVLFELEYSGIIITVNSKGEPIFGGFIGNIFSSLAKKINARLDKSNFLVNTTFTRITHEGVMNRTIEMSGGCVGISPDNIKWYSYPIAMSDWSVMLPVESNIPIYKVFAFVFNWDAFAISIMVLVLLSLSLAAANKFSGSSFRYFFNIDCFRGMLGQSFTETPQPSCSTKIIYSQIFLHGIILVTTYNAFLQSLMTTPPKEKIIKSFDDLQASGLKIYIHLAEMKYLSKVRPDLIKKYSNLFQVETNFVALKEMRNSLNTNCAFIVTGMKAQSSGLADFWMKKSFYELLAAGKLKKLKFDLDPELERLKVEDLKLIWISMGFALMMGLYVFAMAEKLK; this is encoded by the exons ATGGTCAATGTGATAGCAGTTTTTCAAGACTTTTGGAATACTTCGATTTTTTACATGTACAGAAATTTTGGAGATCTTACAATTGAGAAATACCTGTGGACCGAAAAGGATATAGTTATTTTTACTGATCGAATGAGTAACCTTCAGGGCATTCGGTTCCCAGTTCTTTTTGAACTTGAATATTCAGGAATAATCATCACAGTAAACTCTAAAGGTGAACCGATATTTGGTGGTTTTATAGGAAATATTTTCAGTTCCCTTGCGAAGAAGATCAATGCTAGATTGGATAAGTCGAATTTTCTCGTAAACACAACATTTACACGAATTACTCATGAGGGTGTTATGAATAGAACTATTGAGATGTCAGGAGGATGTGTGGGGATTTCGCCAGACAACATTAAATGGTACTCATATCCTATTGCAATGTCTGATTGGAGTGTGATGCTGCCTGTAGAGTCTAACATTCCTATTTACAAAGTATttgcatttgtttttaattgggaTGCTTTTGCAATATCAATTATGGTCCTTGTTTTGCTGTCTTTATCACTTGCAGCTGCCAATAAGTTCTCAGGATCCAGTTTTCGCTATTTCTTCAACATTGATTGTTTTCGTGGAATGCTTGGGCAGTCTTTCACTGAAACACCCCAACCCTCCTGCAGTACCAAAATCATCTATTCGCAGATATTTTTACATGGAATCATACTGGTTACAACATACAATGCATTTCTGCAGTCCTTAATGACCACACCacctaaagaaaaaattataaaatcattCGATGATCTGCAAGCAAGTggtttaaaaatatacattCATCTTGCCGAAATGAAATATTTGTCCAAAGTAAGACCCGATCTCATCAAAAAGTATTCAAATCTATTCCAAGTTGAAACTAATTTCGTGGCTTTGAAAGAAATGCGGAACAGTCTTAATACTAATTGTGCCTTTATTGTTACTGGAATGA AAGCACAATCAAGTGGATTGGCAGATTTCTGGATGAAAAAGTCTTTTTACGAATTACTTGCTgctggaaaattgaaaaagttaaaatttgacTTGGACCCAGAATTGGAACGACTTAAAGTTGAAGATCTTAAATTAATTTGGATATCGATGGGATTTGCGTTGATGATGG GACTCTATGTTTTTGCTATGGCTGAAAagctaaaatag
- the LOC129918121 gene encoding uncharacterized protein LOC129918121, translated as MTRFNPSYTSFNLILNIVSVMHLPATILAAFFVVLVAELFTTEASFYSKFLKFIEDVIKIEQFESVFLLKSSKESSFDDHFIAELTTSLGTPVILSTETSSFYLSGDFNENILTIVQFDSTDLLLQKLSEYLQHLRFCKTIFVLKSSSRNDFELKRVFTFCWKYRMVNVIAVFQDFWNSSTFYSYRNFGDLTIEEFTWSKKDIVIFPDRLQDLEGIRFPVLFEPADSGIIIKVNSKGETIYGGLMGNIFSSLAKKINARLHKSNVNTSFLRKTHEGVMNGTIEMSGRSLVFSSDDIKWYTYPIVVFDWSVMLPVESNIPIYKVFAFVFNWDSFVITIMGLILLSLSLAASNRFSGSIFNFFFNIDCFRGMLGQGFTETPQASCSTKIIYSMIFVLGILMVTTYNAFLQSLMTTPPGEKVIKSFDDLQASGLKIYINIAEIKELSILRPDLMEKYSNLFQVESNSSVLKELRNSLNTDCAFIVTGMSWMNYENQQNFFNQKLFRWSEELCFVKNRLIEVIINENSIYKKLLNLHILETQSSGLLDFWMKKSFYELLAAGKVKRLKFGLDELEQLKVEDLKWFWISTALALMIAVLCFVGEICVLKWKKWRTKNHT; from the coding sequence atgactagaTTCAACCCATCGTAcacttcttttaatttaatattgaacATAGTTTCAGTCATGCATTTACCTGCGACAATTCTAGCTGCCTTCTTCGTAGTGCTAGTTGCTGAATTATTCACAACAGAAGCCAGTTTTTActcaaagtttttgaaattcatcGAAGATGTTATTAAAATTGAGCAATTTGAAAGTGTTTTTCTCTTGAAATCATCAAAAGAATCTTCATTTGATGACCATTTCATAGCCGAACTTACAACATCACTTGGTACTCCGGTTATTCTATCAACTGAGACTTCATCATTTTACTTGAGTGGAGACTTCAATGAAAACATTCTAACAATTGTTCAATTTGATTCAACtgatttattacttcagaaacTTTCGGAATACCTTCAACACCTTCGATTTTGTAAGACAATTTTCGTGCTGAAGAGTTCTTCAAGAAATGATTTCGAATTGAAAAGAGTCTTCACTTTCTGCTGGAAATATAGAATGGTCAATGTGATAGCAGTTTTTCAAGACTTTTGGAATTCTTCGACTTTCTACAGTTACAGAAATTTTGGAGATCTTACAATTGAAGAATTTACCTGGAGCAAAAAGGATATTGTTATTTTTCCAGACCGTTTGCAAGACCTTGAGGGTATAAGGTTTCCAGTTCTTTTTGAACCTGCAGATTCCGGAATAATCATCAAAGTAAACTCTAAGGGTGAAACGATATATGGTGGTTTAATGGGAAATATTTTCAGTTCTCTTGCGAAGAAGATCAATGCTAGATTGCATAAGTCGAATGTAAATACATCATTTCTACGAAAAACTCATGAAGGTGTCATGAATGGAACAATTGAGATGTCAGGTAGAAGTCTCGTGTTTTCGTCAGACGACATTAaatggtacacataccctattgtAGTTTTTGATTGGAGTGTGATGCTGCCTGTTGAATCCAACATTCCTATTTACAAAGTGTTTGCATTTGTTTTCAACTGGGATTCTTTTGTAATAACAATCATGGGTCTCATTTTGCTATCTTTATCACTTGCAGCTTCCAACAGGTTTTCAggatcaatttttaactttttcttcaaTATTGATTGTTTTCGTGGAATGCTTGGGCAGGGTTTTACTGAAACACCGCAAGCCTCCTGCAGCACAAAAATCATATATTCAATGATATTTGTACTTGGAATTCTAATGGTTACTACTTACAATGCATTTCTGCAGTCCTTAATGACCACACCACCAGGAGAAAAAGTTATTAAATCATTCGATGATCTGCAAGCAAGTGGTCTAAAAATATACATTAATATTGCGGAAATCAAAGAATTGTCCATACTGAGACCTGATCTTATGGAAAAGTATTCAAATCTATTCCAAGTTGAAAGTAATTCAagtgttttgaaagaattgcGAAACAGTCTTAATACCGATTGTGCGTTTATAGTAACTGGAATGAGTTGGATGAATTatgaaaatcaacaaaatttctttaaccaaaaattatttcgttGGTCTGAAGAATTGTGCTTTGTTAAAAATAGACTAATTGAAGttataattaatgaaaattcaatttataaaaaacttttgaatttgcATATCTTAGAAACACAATCGAGTGGATTATTagatttttggatgaaaaagtCTTTTTACGAATTACTTGCTGCTGGAAAAGTGAAAAGGTTAAAATTTGGATTGGACGAATTGGAACAACTTAAAGTTGAAGATCTTAAATGGTTTTGGATATCGACGGCATTAGCGTTGATGATCGCTGTTTTGTGCTTTGTTGgagaaatttgtgttttaaaatggaagaaatggAGAACCAAGAATCACACCTGA